The region ATGCCGATACGCATGGCAAAAAAAGCAGCAAGAAACCCACCAGGTGGCTGCGCACCAAGGCTGACGAGCGCACGCGCTTTACCCTGAGCAACGACGAAGTGCTGAAACTCGCGCGCTGGGCCGTTATCATTGAAAAGCACTATGGCTGCCCGATGGACATCGAGTGGGCCAAGGACGGCAAGAGCGGCGACCTCGCCATCGTGCAGGCGCGCCCTGAAACCGTGCAGTCGCGCGCCGAAGCAACCGACCTTAAAACCTTCCGTATAAAGAACAAAGGCAAGCAGATTTGCGGTGGGCTGGCAGTAGGGTCAGGGGCTGCGGCGGGCAAGGTCATCAACCTGTCCAGCCCGCGCGACATCGCTAAGTTTGAGGACGGGGCGGTGCTTGTCACCACCATCACCGACCCGGACTGGGTGCCGATCATGAAGCGCGCTGCCGCCATTGTGACGGATCATGGGGGCCGCACCAGCCATGCCGCCATTGTCAGCCGTGAACTTGGATTGCCTGCCATCGTCGGCACCCACAACGCCACGCGCGTGCTCAAGACCGGCATGGACGTGACCGTCTCGTGCTCAGAAGGGGATGAAGGCCGCATTTACGAGGGCATCGCCAAGATCAAGGCCGAGGCGTTGAGCCTCGACAACCTGCCCGACACCAAGACCCGCGTCATGCTCAATATGGCTACACCCTCTGCGGCTCTGCGCTGGTGGCGGCTGCCGGCGGACGGCATCGGCCTTGCCCGCATGGAGTTCATCGTCAACAACATCATCAAGATCCACCCGCTGGCGCTCACCCGCTTTGACGAGGTGACCGACAAATCCGCACGCCGGAAAATTGAAAAAATGACTGAGGGCTACGCATCCAAGCCCGACTATTTTGTCGATACGCTGGCCTATGGCGTGGCACGGCTTGCAGCTTCGCAGCACCCCGACCCGGTCATCGTGCGCATGAGCGATTTCAAGACCAACGAATATGCCGAGCTGATCGGCGGGCGTCAGTTCGAGCCCAGGGAAGAAAACCCGATGATCGGCTGGCGCGGGGCCAGTCGCTATTATTCCAAAAACTACGCCGACGGGTTTGCGCTTGAGTGCAGGGCGCTAGCGAAAGTGCGCAAGCAGATGGGGTTCACCAATGTTGTTGTGATGATCCCGTTCTGCCGCACACTGGAGGAAGCTGATTCAGTCCTTGCCATCATGGCCGAACACGGCCTGGTGCGCGGCGAGGACGGGCTTGAGATCTACGTGATGTGCGAAGTGCCGTCGAACGTCATTCTGGCGGACGAGTTTTCCCGGCGCTTTGACGGCTTTTCCATCGGTTCCAACGACCTCACCCAACTGACGCTGGGCGTGGACCGGGATTCAGCGTTGCTCGCGCATCTGTTTGACGAGGAAAACCCTGCCGTTACCCGCATGATCGAAATGGTGATTGCCACCGCACATGAAAACGGGTGCAAGGTGGGCCTGTGCGGGCAGGGGCCAAGCGACAAACCAACATTTGCAAAATTTCTGGTGGAGGCGGGCATCAACTCAATGTCGGTGACGCCGGACAGTTTTATCCGCACCAAACATGCGGTTGCCGAAGCCGAGGCAAACGCACCACCGGTTGCCGCGCGGTAGCCTTTGCGCAAAGGACGGTGTCGGGATGAAGATCGTCGTCTTCGAGACAGAAGAATGGGAGATGGAGCCGCTGCGCTCGCTGGCGGTGGACCACGACGTCACCTTTGTGCCCCAGCGCCTCAAACCGGAAAACGCAGCCGATTATGCAGACGCCGACATCATCTCACCATTTGTGTATTCCAGCGTGACGGCTGAGACCCTGGCGGCGCTGCCAAACCTCAAACTCATTGCCACGCGCTCCACCGGCTATGACCATATCGACGCCGACACCTGCGGTCGGCGCGGCATTGGCGTGGCCACCGTGCCCACCTATGGCGAAAACACGGTCGCTGAACATGTGTTTGCCCTGCTGCTCGCCGTCTCGCACAAAATGGTGGAAGCAACCGACCGCACCCGGCGCGGCGACTTCAGCCAGGCGGGCCTGCAGGGGTTTGACCTGATGGGCAAAACCATCGGCATTGTCGGTACCGGCCATATCGGCCTCAACACCATCCGCATTGCCAACGGGTTCAACATGCGGGTCATCGCCCATGACGCTCACCCCAACGAGGATGCGGCCCGCAGCATGGGCTTTGAGTATGTGTCGCTGGATCAACTGCTCACCACCGCCGACATCATTTCGCTGCATGTGCCCGGCGGTGCGGACACGGACCACATGATTGGTGAGGCGGCCTTTAACAAGATGAAAATGGGAGCCGTGCTCATCAACACCGCACGCGGCAATCTTATTGACGTAAATGCACTGCTCAAGGCGCTGGCTACCGGCAGGCTCGCCGGTGCCGGGCTCGACGTGCTGCCCGAAGAACCCACCATCCGCGAAGAGGCAGAGCTGCTGCGCTCGGTCTATATGCGCCGCCACAACCTCGAAACGCTGCTGGCGGACCATGTGCTGCTGCACCTGCGCAATGTGGTCATCACGCCGCATTCAGCCTTCAACACCCGCGAGGCCATGCAGCGCATTCTGGTAACAACCCGCGCCAATATTGATGCTTTTCTTGACGCCAAAGAGCTTAACCGCGTGGTCTGAAAAGCAGCTCACCGGCATACCGCCGCCGGTAGAAAACCGGGTGATGCCGTGCTCTAATGGACACCATCAAAACAGGACGGCCCAAAGGCCGCGCGACATCAGGGTTCAGGAGCAAAGATCATGACGGCAGTTGACGTACGCCCGCTTGACGGCGTTGGCGCGGAGATTCACGGCGTGGACATCGCCAGGGGCTTGTCCAACACCGAGTTCGACGCCATCCACAAGGCGTTTTCAGATCATGGCCTGATCTTCTTCCGCGATCAGAGCATTTCCGAGCAGGACCACATCAACCTGGCCCGCAAGTTTGGCGAAATAGACATCAACCGCTTTTTTGCCGCCCACCCGGACTATCCCGAAATTGCCATGGTCTCCAAGGATGTGGATCAGAAGGATAATATCGGCGGTGGTTGGCATACGGATCATTCCTACGATCAGGACCCCGCCATGGGCTCCATCCTTGTTGCCCGCGAGCTGCCGCAAACCGGCGGCGACACCATGTTTGCATCCATGTATGCGGCCTATGACGGCCTGAGCGACGGCTTCAAGAAAATGCTCGGCTCGCTCAGCGCCGTGCATTCAGCGGCGCACATTTTTGGCACCGCACCCGACACCCACTACAACCAGACCGATGCCGCAGCGCTGGACCATGAAAGCAAGAACGACGGCCGCATCCAAAACGCGGATGTAGCCGACGCCATGCCGGAGGTAATCCACCCGGTCATCGTTACGCATCCCCTGTCCGGCAAGAAGGCGCTGTATGTGAACCCCGCCTTCACCGTCAGGTTCGAAGGCTGGACCGAAGAAGAAAGCCGCCCGCTGATGCAGCAGCTTTTCGCGCAATGCGCGCGGCCCGAATACACCCACCGTTTTGTGTGGAAGCCCGGCTCCATCGCCTTCTGGGACAACCGCGCCACCTGGCACTGGGCCTTGAACGACTACAACGGCCAGCGCCGCGTGATGCACCGCATCACGGTACAAGGCTGCCCGCTGACGTAGGTGGCTACACGTACATTGCCTCCCCGCGACTTGATCGCGGGGCCCAGAGCGACGGGCACTGCCCTCGCAAGCAGCCCCTGGATTCCGCGATCAAGTCGCGGAAAGGCAATATCGAGACCAGCCGCATGACTTCGGCACATGTGATCGCTTCACCACCCACAGCCCGCTTGCGCAAAGCGCCAAGCACCGTCACGCTCCCTGTCGCATAAATATCAGGGAGCGTGCCCGCCATGGAACGCCAACTCGATCTGGGAAATTTCTCAGTCAGCCTCGCCGTCAAAAACCTCAAGGCCTCACGCGCCTTCTACGAGAAGCTGGGCTTCGCCGTCATCGGCGGCGACGAAGCGCACAACTTCCTCATCCTCGCCAGCCCCTCAGCCACCATCGGTCTTTTCCAGGGCATGTTCGAAAAAAACACCCTGACCTTCAATCCCGGCTGGGACGCCCAAGGTAACACGCTGGATGATTTCAAAGACGTCCGCAACATCCAGAAAGCACTCAAGGCAGACGGCATCACCCTCATCGAAGAAACCGACGAAACCACCACCGGCCCCGCCCACATCACCCTCGTTGACCCCGACGGCAACCCGGTGCTGATTGATCAGCATGTGTGATCTTGCAGGCACGGAAAATACGTGATACGTAATACGTATAAATTGGGTCGGCGATATGGCAATAATTTCGTTCCGGGACAAAGACTGCCAGAAAGTCTATCTGGGCCAGCGCAGTCGGAAGTTTGGCACCATTGCCCGTCGCGCTTTGATACAGCTTCGCCGCATTGATGCGAGCCATCTTCTTGACGACTTGCGCGTGCCGCCGGGCAACCGCCTCGAAGCTCTGAAGGGCGACAGGCGCGGACAGCATTCTATCCGTATCGATCACCAGTGGCGCATCTGCTTTGTCTGGAAAGACGGTGATGCCCATGACGTCGAAATCGTTGACTACCATTGAGTGAGGAAAATCTGATGGCCCGCCAACCGCTGCACCCCGGCGAGATGCTTAAAGAAGGTTTTTTGCAGGAACTTGGCCTGTCTGCCAGCGCACTCGCCCGCCATATTGGTGTGCCGTCCAACCGGCTCACCTCAATCATTGCAGGCAAGCGGGCCATTACCGGCGAGACGGCGATTTTGCTGGGCAAGGCGCTTGGCACCACGCCGGAGTTCTGGCTCAATCTGCAAAAAACCTATGAGCTGGATGTGGCGGCTGCCAGCACGACCGCGAAGCGTGCGAGAAGTATAAGGCAGGTTACGCAGGTTGCTTAAGCACTCTGCACAACCTCCAAAAACACCGCCCCATACTTTTCCAGTTTCCGCGCGCCGACGCCGCCAATCTCGGCCATTTCGTCCAGCGAGCTTGGGCGGGCCATGGCCATTTCCACCAGCGTTTTGTCGGGGAAAATAACATACGCTGGCACGTTCTGCGCCTTGGCGAGGTGCGTGCGTTTGGCTTTGAGGGCCAGCAGCAGTTCGCCGTCGCGTTCTGACAGGTCAACGGGCATGGCGGGTTTGCGGCCGGTCTTGCTGGCCTTGCTTGTTGCGCGCCGCCGCTCCGGTTTGGCGGGCGGCTGGCGCAGCTCAACAGTGTCGTTGTCCTTGAGAACGGCCCAGCCTGCCTGCGTCACCTGCCATGACCCATATTGCGGGTCCACGCTGGTGAGGCCCAGCGCAAACAGCTGGCGATACAGATCGCGCCACTGGTGTTTGTCGTAGTCAGCGCCCACCCCATAGGTTGGCAGTTGCGTGTGGCGCAGGGCGCGCACGCGGTCGGTGTCTTCACCGCGCAGCACGGCGATAAGATGTTCAAGGCCAAACCGCTCGCCGGTGCGCACCATCGCGGACAACGCCTTTTGTGCGTCCTGCGTCCCGTCATAGGTTTTGGGCGGCGTCTTGCACTGGTCGCAGTTACCGCAGGGGGGATGATCCATCTCGCCAAAAAACTGCAACAACACCCGACGGCGGCAGGCGGGTGCTTCCGCCAGGGCCAGCAGTGCATTCAGCCGCTGGTGGTCGGCGCGTCGGCGGTCTTCGGGCGCGTCACTGTCATCAATCTGCAGGCGCCGCAGCTTGATGTCGTCCACGCCAAACAGCGTCAGCGTATCGGCGGGCAACCCGTCGCGGCCCGCGCGCCCCACCTCCTGATAATAGCTTTCCATGCTCTTGGGCAGGTCGGCATGCACCACAAAGCGCACGTCGGGCTTGTCGATGCCCATGCCGAACGCAACCGTCGCCACCATCACAATGCCGTCCTCACGGGTGAACCGGTCCTGCCTGATCTGCCGTGTTTCGGCGTCCAGCCCCGCATGATAAGCCAGCGCCTCAACACCCTTGCTTTGCAGATCATCTGCCAGCTTTTCAGTGCGCGCGCGCGACGAGCAATAGATGATGCCCGCCTGGCCTTCGTGCTGCGCCACAAAATCTGCCACCTGACGGCGCGGCTGGTCCTTGGGTTCAAACGCCAGATACAGATTTGGCCGGTCAAAGCCGCCCAGAAATACACGCGGCGTTTGTGCAAAAAGCTTGGAGGCAATCTCGCTGCGGGTTTCTTCGTCCGCAGTCGCCGTAAACGCTGTGATCTGTATATGCCCAAGCTGCGCGCTTAACTGGTCACGCAGCACGCCGATTTTGAGATAGTCAGGCCGGAAGTCATGCCCCCACTGGCTGACGCAGTGCGCCTCGTCAATCGCCAGCATCGACACACCCGCACGCTGCAACAGCCCGCCGGCAATCGACAGTCGTTCGGGTGCCATGAACAGCAGTTTGAGCACGCCGTCATCAATGGCCTGATGAATGCGCTCGGCCTCGTAGGGGTCCGTGTTGGAGGTCAGCGCGCCTGCTTCCACGCCGTTGGCCTGCAGCGCAGCAACCTGGTCGCGCATCAGCGCAATCAGTGGCGAGACAACCACCGTCAGCCCGTCGCGCATCAGTGCGGGAAGCTGATAGCACAGCGATTTGCCAGCTCCCGTCGGCATGATCGCCAGCACGTCCTTGCCCTCAAGAATGGAGGAGACTATTTCTTCCTGACCCGGACGAAATGCATCAAAGCCGAATACGGTCTTGAGCAGCGCCCTTGACTGGTCAAGCTGAGTGTCAACAGGTGGTGGGACGACGTGGGCGGGTTCAGACATCCTTGAACGTCATAATCAGGTCTTTCGCGTCAATGGTGATGCCCGGCTCAACCATGAGGTCTGCAATCACCCCGTCGCGCTCTGCGGTGACGGTGGTTTGCATCTTCATGGCTTCAAGCGCGACGAGCGTGTCCCCGGTTTTAACTGAGTCGCCCGGTTTGACCGAAATCTGAACCACCAGCCCCGGCATGGGTGCGCCCACATGGTTGGGGTTGGCCGCATCCGCCTTGGGCCGTTCGGCGGCAGGCGCTGCCAGATGCGTATCCAGCACTTTTTCCTGACGCGGCTGACCGTTCAGCTCAAAGAATACCCGCCGGTAGCCTTCCTGGTCGGCTTCCGACACACCCAGACAGCGGATTACCAGCGTCTTGCCCTTGTCGATGTGGACGGAAATCTCCTCACCCACTTCCATGCCGGTGAAAAATACCGGGCTGGGCAGCACCTCCACGTCGCCATGGTCTGTGTGATGTTTGGCAAAGTCCGTGAAGACCTTGGGATACATCAGATATGACGCCAGATCCTCGTCATTGATCTCGCGTCCTGCGGTTTCCGCCGCTGTTGCGCGCTCGGCTTCAAGGTCAGCGGCGGGCAGATGCGCACCGGGGCGACCGGTCAGCGGCTTCTTGCCTTTAAGCACGCGCGCCGTGATGTCGTCGGGGAAGCCACCAGGCGGCGTGCCCAGTTCGCCGTTGAGAAGCTGAATGACGCTTTCAGGAAACGCAATGTCCTTGTCGGGGTCCAGCACGTCCTCAACGGTGAGGCCCGACGACATCATATAGAGCGCCAGATCACCCACCACCTTGGAGGAGGGCGTGACCTTCACGATGTTGCCCAGCAGCTTGTTGACGGCGGCATAAGCGCCCGCCACTTCCGGCCAGCGATGGTCCAGCCCCATAGCCTTGGCCTGCTGGCGAAGGTTCGTGTACTGACCACCGGGGATTTCATGACGATACACGTCGGACGTGCCGGCACGGATATCGCTCTCATAGGGCCGGTAATATTTGCGGACCTGCTCCCAATAGGTGGTAACGGCAATCAGTGCGTCCGGATCAAGGCCGGTGTCGCGCTCGCCGTGACGAAGGGCTGCAGCAATGGAGCCAAGATTGGGCTGCGAGGTCACACCCGACATGGAGTCGATGGCAGCATCCACGGCGTCAACGCCTGCTTCGGACGCGGCCAGCACACTGGCGGCGGCAGCGCCTGATGTGTCGTGGGTGTGGAAATGGATCGGCAGGTCGGTTTCCTGGCGCAGTGCTGTCACGAGCTGGCGCACGGCGTCGGGCTTGCACAGCCCGGCCATATCCTTGATGCCGATCACGTGCGCGCCGGCAGCCTCAAACTGTTTTGCGAGATCAAGATAGTACGGCAGCGTGAACTT is a window of Pyruvatibacter sp. DNA encoding:
- the ppsA gene encoding phosphoenolpyruvate synthase — its product is MAARRPARQIPLQDMILWLEDARVNDVPRVGGKNASLGEMIANLSAMGVDVPGGFATTADAYRMFVAANKLDKIISKQTRALAAGKAELAEVGKTIRKAFLKAEMPAELEAVISDAYRELGNREGKRKPDVAVRSSATAEDLPEASFAGQQESYLNIQGAASLLEHVRRCYASLFTDRAITYRNNNGFDHLQVALSVGVQRMVRSDRGAAGVMFSIDTETGFPDVVLITGAWGLGEAVVQGIADPDEYMVFKPLLEDDALVPVIERTLGTKEKKLVYADTHGKKSSKKPTRWLRTKADERTRFTLSNDEVLKLARWAVIIEKHYGCPMDIEWAKDGKSGDLAIVQARPETVQSRAEATDLKTFRIKNKGKQICGGLAVGSGAAAGKVINLSSPRDIAKFEDGAVLVTTITDPDWVPIMKRAAAIVTDHGGRTSHAAIVSRELGLPAIVGTHNATRVLKTGMDVTVSCSEGDEGRIYEGIAKIKAEALSLDNLPDTKTRVMLNMATPSAALRWWRLPADGIGLARMEFIVNNIIKIHPLALTRFDEVTDKSARRKIEKMTEGYASKPDYFVDTLAYGVARLAASQHPDPVIVRMSDFKTNEYAELIGGRQFEPREENPMIGWRGASRYYSKNYADGFALECRALAKVRKQMGFTNVVVMIPFCRTLEEADSVLAIMAEHGLVRGEDGLEIYVMCEVPSNVILADEFSRRFDGFSIGSNDLTQLTLGVDRDSALLAHLFDEENPAVTRMIEMVIATAHENGCKVGLCGQGPSDKPTFAKFLVEAGINSMSVTPDSFIRTKHAVAEAEANAPPVAAR
- a CDS encoding type II toxin-antitoxin system RelE/ParE family toxin; the protein is MAIISFRDKDCQKVYLGQRSRKFGTIARRALIQLRRIDASHLLDDLRVPPGNRLEALKGDRRGQHSIRIDHQWRICFVWKDGDAHDVEIVDYH
- a CDS encoding hydroxyacid dehydrogenase, whose product is MKIVVFETEEWEMEPLRSLAVDHDVTFVPQRLKPENAADYADADIISPFVYSSVTAETLAALPNLKLIATRSTGYDHIDADTCGRRGIGVATVPTYGENTVAEHVFALLLAVSHKMVEATDRTRRGDFSQAGLQGFDLMGKTIGIVGTGHIGLNTIRIANGFNMRVIAHDAHPNEDAARSMGFEYVSLDQLLTTADIISLHVPGGADTDHMIGEAAFNKMKMGAVLINTARGNLIDVNALLKALATGRLAGAGLDVLPEEPTIREEAELLRSVYMRRHNLETLLADHVLLHLRNVVITPHSAFNTREAMQRILVTTRANIDAFLDAKELNRVV
- the recQ gene encoding DNA helicase RecQ, with the translated sequence MSEPAHVVPPPVDTQLDQSRALLKTVFGFDAFRPGQEEIVSSILEGKDVLAIMPTGAGKSLCYQLPALMRDGLTVVVSPLIALMRDQVAALQANGVEAGALTSNTDPYEAERIHQAIDDGVLKLLFMAPERLSIAGGLLQRAGVSMLAIDEAHCVSQWGHDFRPDYLKIGVLRDQLSAQLGHIQITAFTATADEETRSEIASKLFAQTPRVFLGGFDRPNLYLAFEPKDQPRRQVADFVAQHEGQAGIIYCSSRARTEKLADDLQSKGVEALAYHAGLDAETRQIRQDRFTREDGIVMVATVAFGMGIDKPDVRFVVHADLPKSMESYYQEVGRAGRDGLPADTLTLFGVDDIKLRRLQIDDSDAPEDRRRADHQRLNALLALAEAPACRRRVLLQFFGEMDHPPCGNCDQCKTPPKTYDGTQDAQKALSAMVRTGERFGLEHLIAVLRGEDTDRVRALRHTQLPTYGVGADYDKHQWRDLYRQLFALGLTSVDPQYGSWQVTQAGWAVLKDNDTVELRQPPAKPERRRATSKASKTGRKPAMPVDLSERDGELLLALKAKRTHLAKAQNVPAYVIFPDKTLVEMAMARPSSLDEMAEIGGVGARKLEKYGAVFLEVVQSA
- a CDS encoding HigA family addiction module antitoxin — translated: MARQPLHPGEMLKEGFLQELGLSASALARHIGVPSNRLTSIIAGKRAITGETAILLGKALGTTPEFWLNLQKTYELDVAAASTTAKRARSIRQVTQVA
- a CDS encoding TauD/TfdA family dioxygenase, which translates into the protein MTAVDVRPLDGVGAEIHGVDIARGLSNTEFDAIHKAFSDHGLIFFRDQSISEQDHINLARKFGEIDINRFFAAHPDYPEIAMVSKDVDQKDNIGGGWHTDHSYDQDPAMGSILVARELPQTGGDTMFASMYAAYDGLSDGFKKMLGSLSAVHSAAHIFGTAPDTHYNQTDAAALDHESKNDGRIQNADVADAMPEVIHPVIVTHPLSGKKALYVNPAFTVRFEGWTEEESRPLMQQLFAQCARPEYTHRFVWKPGSIAFWDNRATWHWALNDYNGQRRVMHRITVQGCPLT
- a CDS encoding VOC family protein — its product is MERQLDLGNFSVSLAVKNLKASRAFYEKLGFAVIGGDEAHNFLILASPSATIGLFQGMFEKNTLTFNPGWDAQGNTLDDFKDVRNIQKALKADGITLIEETDETTTGPAHITLVDPDGNPVLIDQHV